The Papaver somniferum cultivar HN1 chromosome 3, ASM357369v1, whole genome shotgun sequence genome includes a region encoding these proteins:
- the LOC113359456 gene encoding uncharacterized protein LOC113359456, whose protein sequence is MEKLVHRNWERTVDQQIFGFENALGRSDPIWIAMFTEKPQTLKEMRKMQEHFIAQEEIQEESSDRGVQEASAASESTSDDVQRRPEKRPSPHTQRNGKKEWVAKGKRPRHEARTYTPLNAPLEEIFKEVEKISDIIYPASRGIQFEETKDHPEYCHYHQYRDHFIINCQEVKDIVQHLIRDGYLRQFVRHPAQTTTAPDVPVHQVRIDRSTQFVNTISHSATQAYNLNPGIMSRIHKRDHTGKEIFSVAKALPMETRMLRPIFFLAQDVPINDQAHSDHLVITLLVEEWEVRRILVDSGSLVAVLFYDAFKRMELSDDILVPSTYRIYGFNGTVTIPKGEVTLRVSNGGGYLDTLTTFCVVDVASPYEAIIRRPWIAGIKGVASSYHQRLRFPTYKGIVEVVGDSQASRQCMQVDAQINEERRARQRREKNKDKESKAAEDLEKVISQAVMAYETQGSEPS, encoded by the coding sequence ATGGAGAAACTTGTGCACAGAAATTGGGAACGTACCGTCGACCAGCAGATATTCGGGTTCGAAAACGCATTAGGGAGGTCGGACCCCATCTGGATAGCCATGTTTACTGAAAAACCACAGAcattgaaagaaatgaggaaaatgcaagagCATTTCATCGCCCAAGAAGAAATTCAGGAGGAATCAAGCGATAGGGGAGTGCAAGAGGCTAGTGCGGCGTCCGAGTCGACATCGGACGATGTTCAACGTCGGCCCGAGAAGAGACCGAGCCCACATACGCAACGAAATGGGAAGAAGGAATGGGTAGCTAAAGGAAAGAGGCCGAGGCACGAGGCGAGAACATACACCCCTTTGAAtgctccactagaagaaatcttcaaagaggtcGAGAAAATAagtgacatcatatacccagcTTCAAGAGGGATACAGTTCGAGGAGACCAAGGATCACCCAGAGTATTGCCATTATCATCAATATCGAGACCACTTTATAATTAACTGCCAAGAAGTAAAAGACATTGTGCAACATCTTATTCGGGACGGTTACCTGAGACAGTTCGTCCGACACCCAGCCCAGACGACCACAGCGCCTGATGTACCCGTCCACCAGGTCAGAATCGACAGATCCACGCAGTTTGTCAATACGATTTCGCATTCGGCCACTCAAGCGTACAATCTGAATCCTGGAATCATGTCTAGAATCCACAAGAGGGATCATACTGGGAAGGAAATTTTCAGTGTAGCAAAAGCTTTGCCGATGGAAACCCGGATGCTGCGACCCATCTTTTTCTTGGCTCAGGATGTCCCGATAAACGACCAAGCTCACAGTGATCACTTGGTTATCACCTTGCTGGTTGAGGAATGGGAGGTAAGAAGGATACTAGTGGATAGTGGGAGCTTAGTCGCAGTACTCTTCTACGACGCGTTCAAGAGGATGGAGTTGTCAGATGATATACTCGTCCCATCGACATATCGTATCTACGGTTTTAATGGGACCGTGACCATCCCAAAGGGCGAAGTAACCCTAAGGGTATCGAATGGAGGTGGTTACCTAGATACGTTAACTACATTCTGTGTGGTCGATGTCGCCTCGCCCTATGAAGCTATTATCAGGAGACCGTGGATCgcgggaatcaaaggagtggcatcgTCTTATCATCAGAGGCTACGATTCCCAACGTACAAGGGGATAGTTGAGGTTGTAGGAGATTCACAGGCATCCCGACAGTGCATGCAGGTCGATGCCCAAATAAATGAGGAGCGGCGAGCACGACAAAGGAGAGAGAAGAACAAGGATAAGGAATCCAAAGCGGCAGAGGACTTGGAAAAAGTTATTTCGCAGGCGGTCATGGCATACGAAACACAAGGAAGCGAACCTTCATAG